The following are encoded together in the Plasmodium vinckei vinckei genome assembly, chromosome: PVVCY_12 genome:
- a CDS encoding ribonucleotide reductase small subunit, putative: MSKEYYHTQEVLLEAQYNDDILKENQFRWVMFPIKYKTFWNYYKEIESLFWTAEDHNFDKDKPFLNTMDQTKLSKLLELLCFYSLKDLHLRDEQAIITSKLLDIIQIPEGRAFYGFQMCMENIHNEVYACIFESYSSDSKQKKEIIDKVLKYQSVFKKQTWLYNEFESNIPFYNKLILLYISKVLFNGGLNIVSNHSKENGILPCLTSVYDKIQRDEYLQGDFSVMCCNHLNNKLKYEHVLDYFKTAVDLEYDFCLEMLDFDSLKITKDQVKQFLQYLADTMLVNLKYPKHYNAKYPFTWKEFSKIIVSENAKNDSVKKSADLYGEKQITFDEDF; this comes from the exons atgaGTAAAGAATACTATCACACTCAAGAAGTATTATTGGAAGCCCAGTACAATGATGATATTTTAAAGGAAAATCAATTTAGATGG GTTATGTTCCCTATAAAGTACAAAACATTTTGG aatTATTACAAAGAAATCGAATCCCTTTTTTGGACAGCAGAAGACCATAACTTCGATAAGGATAAGCCATTTTTGAATACTATGGATCAAACTAAGTTATCTAAATTGCTAGAACTCCTTTGCTTTTACAGTTTAAA AGATTTGCACCTACGTGATGAGCAAGCAATCATAACGAGCAAACTACTAGACATAATTCAAATACCAGAAGGTCGAGCCTTTTATGGATTTCAAATGTGCATGGAAAATATACACAATGAAGTATATGCATGTATTTTTGAATCCTACTCCTCAGAttcaaaacaaaaaaaagaaataattgaTAAAGTACTAAAGTATCAAagtgtttttaaaaaacaaacttGGCTATATAACGAATTTGAATCTAACATcccattttataataaactaattcttttatatatatcaaaagTACTTTTTAATGGTGGTCTAAATATAGTATCTAATCATTCTAAAGAAAATGGAATATTACCATGCTTAACTAGTGTATATGATAAGATACAAAGAGATGAATATTTACAAGGAGATTTTTCTGTTATGTGTTGTAaccatttaaataataaattaaaatatgaacatgtattagattattttaaaactgCTGTTGATTTAGAATATGATTTTTGTCTAGAAATGTTAGACTTTGattctttaaaaattacaaaagaTCAagtaaaacaatttttacaatatttaGCTGATACTATGTTAGTCAACTTAAAATATCCCAAACACTACAATGCAAAATATCCATTTACCTGGAAAGAATTCTCTAAG